One segment of bacterium BMS3Abin08 DNA contains the following:
- a CDS encoding hypothetical protein (prokaryotic N-terminal methylation motif) encodes MNSTRRLHKNGFTLIEVIVAIAILAIGIVAVSEVFSISLRSIYSTKKHADLSLIALSEMRILLLDPSLEEGIDKHVEDDYEVETTIEEVENERYKGLPYRLYKIRLTVSEPRGGKRVTLRTERIIKSLTQ; translated from the coding sequence ATGAATAGTACAAGGCGACTCCATAAAAACGGATTCACCCTGATAGAGGTTATCGTGGCGATTGCAATCCTTGCAATCGGCATTGTTGCCGTGTCAGAGGTGTTTTCCATATCATTGAGGTCGATTTATTCAACAAAAAAACATGCCGACCTCTCACTGATAGCCCTCTCCGAGATGAGAATACTCCTCCTTGACCCCTCGCTGGAAGAGGGTATCGACAAACACGTTGAAGATGATTATGAGGTTGAAACCACGATCGAAGAGGTAGAGAACGAGAGGTACAAAGGCCTCCCCTACAGGCTTTACAAAATACGATTAACCGTTTCCGAGCCCCGGGGGGGCAAGAGGGTTACACTACGAACAGAGAGGATTATAAAGTCACTGACTCAATGA
- the epsF_2 gene encoding type II secretion system protein F, with product MPIFSYKATSFDGAIHEGVIEAPDEKSAIESIKDSGFIPIKVARPGTKSRLFDIRGWRKADILTFTTELSALLGAGLPLDRSLNILSEITDQKQMKGVIKAILKSISEGSSFSEALSMHPKTFPKLYINMAKAGEAGGVLDVVLDKLVEFLETSKELSEHLSSAMIYPAILTLTGGASIIILLTYVIPKFSKIFTDLGQTLPLPTQILMSLSTFMSNYWWIIISVFIGSWVMLRRYISRPEGKKRWDEFKIKLFRDIVVKLETARFCRTLGTLLRSGVPLLQALSNVKDVIGNTVFASAIEKVIKGAREGKGVSAPIEKTGVFPSLALSMIKVGEETGQLDSMLLKVADTYEKGLRTTVRRFISLLEPMMILIMGLVIGFIVVSILMAIFSINELPM from the coding sequence ATGCCCATATTCTCTTACAAGGCAACCTCTTTTGACGGCGCCATACATGAAGGAGTAATTGAAGCTCCTGATGAAAAATCGGCCATAGAATCGATCAAGGATTCCGGATTTATCCCCATAAAGGTTGCCAGGCCCGGAACAAAGAGCCGTCTCTTTGATATCAGGGGATGGAGGAAGGCCGATATACTCACCTTCACCACAGAACTCTCCGCCCTCCTTGGTGCAGGTCTGCCACTTGACAGGAGCCTTAATATCCTCTCGGAGATTACCGATCAGAAACAGATGAAGGGGGTAATCAAGGCGATCCTCAAGTCCATAAGTGAAGGGAGTTCCTTCTCCGAGGCGCTCTCCATGCATCCGAAGACCTTCCCGAAACTCTACATTAACATGGCCAAGGCAGGGGAGGCCGGTGGTGTGCTGGACGTGGTTCTTGACAAGCTGGTCGAATTCCTTGAGACCTCAAAGGAACTGAGTGAACACCTCTCCTCTGCAATGATCTATCCCGCTATACTGACTTTGACGGGTGGTGCCTCTATTATCATACTCCTTACTTACGTTATACCGAAATTCTCAAAGATCTTTACAGACCTTGGTCAGACACTCCCCCTTCCCACACAGATACTGATGTCGCTCAGCACCTTTATGAGTAACTACTGGTGGATAATCATCTCCGTCTTTATCGGCTCATGGGTTATGCTGAGAAGGTATATCTCCCGCCCTGAGGGAAAGAAGAGGTGGGATGAATTCAAGATCAAGCTCTTCAGGGACATAGTCGTAAAACTCGAGACAGCACGTTTCTGCAGAACCCTGGGGACCCTCCTCCGAAGCGGGGTGCCGCTGCTGCAGGCCCTTTCAAACGTGAAGGATGTCATCGGAAACACGGTCTTTGCCTCTGCCATAGAAAAGGTGATAAAAGGAGCAAGGGAAGGAAAGGGTGTTTCCGCTCCTATAGAAAAAACAGGGGTCTTCCCGTCCCTTGCTCTGTCCATGATAAAGGTTGGAGAAGAGACGGGACAGCTTGACAGCATGCTTCTTAAGGTTGCAGACACTTACGAAAAAGGACTCAGGACAACGGTACGGAGGTTCATAAGCCTCCTTGAACCGATGATGATCCTCATAATGGGGCTGGTAATCGGCTTTATCGTCGTATCAATCCTGATGGCAATCTTCAGTATAAACGAATTACCGATGTAG
- the xpsE gene encoding type II secretion system protein E → MQRNEKISEFPKVPLMLNGISPRFLKENLVIPLELKGNRLVIVTADPDNREVISALQYATGHSIEVLHGDRDGITDYLDSLYGKENTINKIIEDIDQLSYEEITEEEQDIGHLKDLASEAPIIKLVNLIITRAIESRASDIHIEPFEDELKVRYRIDGVLHDVESTPRKLQPAIISRVKIMAKLNIAERRLPQDGKIKLKVLGKDIDMRISTIPVIYGESVVIRILDRESIVIDLQQLGFPRETLGTFNRLITLPNGIILVTGPTGSGKTTTLYGALDKINSPEKKIITVEDPVEYQLKGINQIQVKPRIGLDFTNTLRHIVRQDPDIIMIGEIRDLETAEIAIQSSLTGHLVFSTLHTNDAPSAITRLIEMGVESYLISSTIRAVLAQRLVRVICPECKEEDRDISDEERRLLGINPGVTLYRGTGCENCAGTGFRGRTGIFELLVIDELARNKIVKNIDSAELRKVARHSGMRTLMEDGTRKVMRGITTISEVLRVTQEV, encoded by the coding sequence ATGCAGAGAAATGAAAAGATATCCGAATTCCCCAAGGTCCCCCTTATGTTGAACGGGATATCTCCCCGTTTTCTGAAGGAGAACCTCGTCATTCCCCTGGAACTGAAGGGCAACAGGCTTGTAATTGTAACCGCAGACCCCGATAACAGAGAGGTTATAAGCGCCCTTCAATACGCCACAGGTCACTCAATCGAGGTATTACACGGTGACAGGGACGGGATCACCGACTATCTTGACAGCCTATATGGCAAGGAAAACACAATCAACAAGATAATAGAAGACATAGACCAGCTCAGTTACGAAGAGATTACAGAGGAGGAACAGGATATCGGGCACCTGAAAGACCTCGCCTCAGAGGCGCCTATAATCAAACTGGTGAATCTCATTATAACGAGGGCCATAGAGAGCAGGGCCAGTGATATACACATCGAACCCTTTGAGGATGAACTCAAGGTCAGGTACAGGATAGACGGTGTACTGCACGATGTGGAATCAACCCCGAGGAAACTCCAGCCGGCCATCATCTCCAGGGTCAAGATCATGGCTAAACTGAACATAGCTGAACGGAGGCTCCCACAGGATGGGAAGATAAAGTTAAAGGTCCTCGGCAAGGATATCGACATGAGGATATCCACGATCCCGGTCATCTACGGTGAAAGCGTGGTAATCAGGATACTTGACAGGGAAAGCATCGTGATTGATCTCCAACAGCTCGGCTTCCCCCGTGAAACACTCGGCACCTTCAACCGCCTTATCACTCTCCCCAACGGCATAATTCTTGTAACAGGACCGACAGGCAGTGGAAAGACCACCACCCTTTACGGTGCCCTTGACAAGATCAACAGCCCTGAAAAAAAGATTATCACCGTCGAGGACCCCGTTGAATATCAGTTGAAGGGGATTAATCAGATTCAGGTAAAACCCCGGATCGGCCTTGATTTTACAAACACCCTCAGACATATCGTCAGGCAGGATCCCGACATAATAATGATAGGCGAGATAAGGGACCTTGAGACCGCCGAAATCGCCATACAGTCATCACTGACGGGTCATCTTGTCTTCTCCACTCTCCACACAAACGATGCCCCAAGTGCCATCACCAGGTTGATCGAGATGGGTGTCGAGAGCTATCTGATTTCCTCCACAATCAGGGCCGTACTGGCCCAGAGACTCGTAAGGGTAATCTGTCCGGAATGCAAGGAAGAGGACAGGGATATATCCGACGAGGAAAGGAGGCTCCTCGGCATCAACCCGGGTGTAACACTCTACAGGGGAACAGGCTGTGAGAACTGTGCCGGCACCGGGTTCAGGGGCAGAACCGGAATATTTGAACTCCTCGTTATCGACGAACTCGCAAGAAATAAAATAGTAAAGAACATCGACTCTGCTGAACTCCGGAAGGTTGCCCGGCACTCGGGCATGAGGACCCTGATGGAAGACGGTACACGAAAGGTCATGAGAGGCATCACAACAATCTCAGAGGTCCTCCGCGTCACCCAGGAGGTCTGA
- a CDS encoding hypothetical protein (disulfide bond isomerase protein N-terminus), whose product MLKNVYFRSCVLFLLTAFLSIASVPTVYAAGNVGKLTNDQAKQILQKVAPGLKVLSVDKAAVKGLWEVVVQSGSGKKSIVYLDYAGKNLVLGSIVDLESRKNLTKEKFDKINRVDFSQIPLDDALLLGDANAKHKVIVFDDPD is encoded by the coding sequence ATGTTGAAGAATGTGTATTTCAGATCCTGTGTTCTCTTTCTGCTGACCGCCTTCCTGTCGATAGCCTCGGTGCCCACGGTATATGCAGCCGGGAATGTAGGGAAACTCACGAACGATCAGGCCAAACAGATCCTTCAAAAGGTGGCGCCGGGACTAAAGGTGCTGTCAGTTGATAAGGCTGCCGTCAAAGGGCTCTGGGAGGTGGTTGTTCAGAGTGGTAGTGGTAAGAAGTCTATTGTTTATCTCGATTATGCAGGGAAGAATCTCGTACTCGGTTCAATAGTTGATCTGGAAAGCCGTAAAAACCTCACAAAGGAAAAATTCGATAAAATCAACAGGGTAGATTTCTCACAGATACCCCTTGACGATGCCCTCCTTCTCGGAGATGCCAACGCAAAGCACAAGGTGATTGTCTTTGACGACCCCGACTGA
- the dsbC_1 gene encoding thiol:disulfide interchange protein DsbC precursor: MKKIVDKRKDIAFYLKMFPLVSIHPKSYNNAKAIVCEKSNDKALKLLEDAYAKKTLPDPTCQTDVVDKNIALGKKLGISGTPTLIFQDGRVVSGAMSADKLTKLIDKK; the protein is encoded by the coding sequence ATGAAGAAGATTGTTGACAAGAGGAAAGACATCGCATTTTATCTGAAGATGTTTCCCCTGGTGAGTATCCATCCGAAGTCATACAATAATGCAAAGGCCATTGTATGCGAAAAGTCAAATGACAAGGCTCTAAAGCTTCTTGAGGATGCTTATGCAAAGAAGACCCTCCCGGATCCAACATGTCAGACGGATGTGGTGGATAAGAATATCGCCCTTGGTAAGAAGTTGGGGATTTCGGGAACACCAACCCTTATCTTTCAGGACGGACGTGTTGTGAGTGGTGCAATGAGTGCCGATAAACTGACAAAACTGATTGATAAAAAATAA
- the ycnJ gene encoding copper transport protein YcnJ precursor, which yields MKKILMSVVLLLVVPAISFGHIFMIESTPAPQSVTKKAPEKITITFAGSVERAFSRVEVFDEKGRKVSGKTGFLENDTIMEADLQGPLSSGKYTVKWKCMSLDGHSQKGKFAFTVTE from the coding sequence ATGAAAAAGATACTGATGTCTGTTGTTCTGTTGCTTGTTGTTCCTGCCATCAGTTTTGGCCATATATTTATGATTGAGAGTACTCCAGCGCCTCAGTCTGTAACCAAAAAGGCCCCTGAAAAGATCACGATAACCTTTGCAGGATCTGTAGAAAGGGCCTTCTCAAGGGTTGAGGTCTTTGATGAGAAGGGCAGGAAGGTCTCCGGAAAGACCGGGTTTTTAGAGAATGACACCATAATGGAGGCCGACCTTCAAGGGCCTCTTTCCTCAGGCAAGTACACCGTGAAATGGAAGTGCATGAGCCTTGACGGGCACAGCCAGAAGGGAAAGTTTGCCTTTACCGTCACGGAATGA
- a CDS encoding sensory histidine kinase AtoS yields the protein MSYRKPLHLTLIYTVPFVLVLSILMFSLMAWSIKKHRNEQITGLVETGRVLSRQILIRIKDSKKQEPLFSGEGSGISNTGGHGFRVISNPSGSKTGKNLLEKLGAAQETYAFIERKGIRFFEFVKKITKPELLKGDVLVVDIPADISDNIHHAKVAREIVSFIIVGIFSMVFVIFTSWRLSRKISFGIGREVEEKRLKALIELAGATAHEIRQPLSIIICYSELLNEMNKKGPVSEELKIIKEQCIRMDEITQKMLNITHYRTIEYTNGIMIFDIHAQEAKSVAN from the coding sequence ATGAGTTACAGAAAGCCCCTGCACCTCACATTGATTTATACGGTTCCCTTTGTTCTGGTATTATCTATCCTGATGTTTTCTTTAATGGCATGGAGCATAAAGAAACACAGAAATGAACAGATAACCGGGCTGGTTGAAACAGGGAGGGTCCTTTCCAGGCAGATATTGATCCGAATCAAAGACTCAAAAAAACAGGAACCGTTGTTCTCCGGAGAGGGTTCTGGAATATCAAATACGGGTGGGCATGGATTCAGGGTGATTTCAAACCCGTCGGGATCCAAGACAGGGAAAAACCTTCTTGAGAAACTCGGCGCAGCACAGGAGACTTACGCCTTTATTGAAAGAAAGGGTATAAGGTTCTTTGAGTTTGTTAAAAAAATAACCAAGCCGGAGTTACTCAAAGGGGATGTGCTGGTTGTGGATATACCCGCAGATATTTCTGACAATATACACCACGCAAAGGTTGCAAGAGAGATAGTTTCATTTATCATTGTCGGAATATTTTCAATGGTCTTTGTCATATTCACTTCATGGAGGCTGTCAAGGAAAATCAGTTTCGGAATCGGCAGAGAGGTTGAAGAAAAAAGACTCAAGGCACTGATTGAACTGGCAGGAGCAACCGCCCATGAGATACGGCAGCCCCTCTCCATTATAATATGCTATTCCGAACTCCTCAATGAGATGAACAAGAAAGGACCTGTCTCTGAAGAACTTAAAATCATTAAGGAACAGTGCATCAGGATGGACGAAATCACTCAAAAGATGCTGAATATTACCCATTACAGGACTATAGAATACACAAACGGCATTATGATCTTTGACATTCATGCACAGGAGGCAAAGTCAGTCGCCAATTAA